The Daucus carota subsp. sativus chromosome 2, DH1 v3.0, whole genome shotgun sequence genome includes a window with the following:
- the LOC108210150 gene encoding SKP1-like protein 21 isoform X3 gives MVEPYVWFKTADGSVHEVETEVASFCPSICHEIDSGVGHSRNYPIALPPRVNPAMLSLIFDYCRFHHIPGRSNKERRSFDEKFSRMDTKRLCELTSAADSLHFKSLVDLTSRALARMIEGKTPDEIRETFHLPDDLTEEEKLEPLKNTTDDPRIRLLNRLYARKRKELINRQKLKNVEAEIEHEDDRSVEDLLSFINGKDGDSKVVRGSKNKKRDRKRKNQQKNPPPSCSSSNGNPSSNTGNKIQNKVLNGSHGTRDSVMDHDDFLSAFCETLRSHSIGDDKLTLEEEFDDCDVDDELDPALKEKLDREVEDFARRLNSDWPERMQEILSSGQESRPGPVSSTEINPLGIDHDHT, from the exons ATGGTGGAGCCTTATGTATGGTTTAAAACCGCAGATGGTTCAGTCCATGAAGTAGAAACAGAAGTTGCCAGTTTTTGTCCTTCAATATGTCATGAAATAGACTCGGGAGTTGGGCATTCAAGGAACTATCCCATAGCTTTACCTCCAAGAGTTAATCCTGCCATGCTGagtttaatatttgattattgcCGATTTCACCATATACCTGGCCGCTCAAACAAG GAGCGAAGGTCTTTTGACGAGAAATTTAGCCGTATGGACACAAAAAGGCTCTGTGAGCTGACATCTGCTGCTGACAGTCTACATTTTAAATCATTGGTTGATCTTACCAGTCGTGCACTTGCACgaatgattgaaggaaaaaCCCCTGACGAGATTCGTGAGACATTTCATTTACCCGATGATCTTACAGAG GAAGAGAAGCTGGAGCCTCTGAAAAACACAACTGATGATCCACGGATCCGGCTCTTGAATAGATTGTATGCAAGAAAGAGGAAAGAACTGATAAACAGACAGAAATTGAAG AACGTTGAGGCGGAAATAGAGCATGAAGATGATCGTTCAGTTGAGGACCTATTGTCATTTATAAATGGAAAGGATGGAG ATTCTAAGGTGGTTAGGGGTTCTAAGAACAAAAAAAGGGATCGTAAAAGAAAGAACCAACAAAAAAATCCTCCTCCCAGTTGCAGTTCTTCAAATGGGAATCCATCTTCAAACACTGGCAATAAGATCCAAAATAAG GTTTTGAACGGTTCTCATGGCACACGTGACAGTGTAATGGATCATGACGATTTTCTCTCTGCTTTCTGTGAGACGTTAAGGTCACATAGCATTGGAGATGATAAATTAACACTTGAAGAGGAGTTTGATGATTGTGACGTAGATGATGAGTTAGATCCTGCACTGAAAGAAAAACTTGATAG GGAAGTAGAAGATTTTGCTCGGAGATTGAATTCCGACTGGCCTGAGAGGATGCAAGAGATTTTATCTTCAGGCCAGGAAAGTAGGCCAGGTCCAGTATCTTCCACAGAGATAAATCCTTTAG GAATAGACCATGATCATACATGA
- the LOC108210150 gene encoding SKP1-like protein 21 isoform X2: MSEPDLQINKVEMVEPYVWFKTADGSVHEVETEVASFCPSICHEIDSGVGHSRNYPIALPPRVNPAMLSLIFDYCRFHHIPGRSNKERRSFDEKFSRMDTKRLCELTSAADSLHFKSLVDLTSRALARMIEGKTPDEIRETFHLPDDLTEEEKLEPLKNTTDDPRIRLLNRLYARKRKELINRQKLKNVEAEIEHEDDRSVEDLLSFINGKDGDSKVVRGSKNKKRDRKRKNQQKNPPPSCSSSNGNPSSNTGNKIQNKVLNGSHGTRDSVMDHDDFLSAFCETLRSHSIGDDKLTLEEEFDDCDVDDELDPALKEKLDREVEDFARRLNSDWPERMQEILSSGQESRPGPVSSTEINPLGNVQE; encoded by the exons ATGTCAGAACCAGATCTTCAAATAAATAAAGTTGAG ATGGTGGAGCCTTATGTATGGTTTAAAACCGCAGATGGTTCAGTCCATGAAGTAGAAACAGAAGTTGCCAGTTTTTGTCCTTCAATATGTCATGAAATAGACTCGGGAGTTGGGCATTCAAGGAACTATCCCATAGCTTTACCTCCAAGAGTTAATCCTGCCATGCTGagtttaatatttgattattgcCGATTTCACCATATACCTGGCCGCTCAAACAAG GAGCGAAGGTCTTTTGACGAGAAATTTAGCCGTATGGACACAAAAAGGCTCTGTGAGCTGACATCTGCTGCTGACAGTCTACATTTTAAATCATTGGTTGATCTTACCAGTCGTGCACTTGCACgaatgattgaaggaaaaaCCCCTGACGAGATTCGTGAGACATTTCATTTACCCGATGATCTTACAGAG GAAGAGAAGCTGGAGCCTCTGAAAAACACAACTGATGATCCACGGATCCGGCTCTTGAATAGATTGTATGCAAGAAAGAGGAAAGAACTGATAAACAGACAGAAATTGAAG AACGTTGAGGCGGAAATAGAGCATGAAGATGATCGTTCAGTTGAGGACCTATTGTCATTTATAAATGGAAAGGATGGAG ATTCTAAGGTGGTTAGGGGTTCTAAGAACAAAAAAAGGGATCGTAAAAGAAAGAACCAACAAAAAAATCCTCCTCCCAGTTGCAGTTCTTCAAATGGGAATCCATCTTCAAACACTGGCAATAAGATCCAAAATAAG GTTTTGAACGGTTCTCATGGCACACGTGACAGTGTAATGGATCATGACGATTTTCTCTCTGCTTTCTGTGAGACGTTAAGGTCACATAGCATTGGAGATGATAAATTAACACTTGAAGAGGAGTTTGATGATTGTGACGTAGATGATGAGTTAGATCCTGCACTGAAAGAAAAACTTGATAG GGAAGTAGAAGATTTTGCTCGGAGATTGAATTCCGACTGGCCTGAGAGGATGCAAGAGATTTTATCTTCAGGCCAGGAAAGTAGGCCAGGTCCAGTATCTTCCACAGAGATAAATCCTTTAGGTAATGTGCAA GAATAG
- the LOC108210150 gene encoding SKP1-like protein 21 isoform X1 yields MSEPDLQINKVEMVEPYVWFKTADGSVHEVETEVASFCPSICHEIDSGVGHSRNYPIALPPRVNPAMLSLIFDYCRFHHIPGRSNKERRSFDEKFSRMDTKRLCELTSAADSLHFKSLVDLTSRALARMIEGKTPDEIRETFHLPDDLTEEEKLEPLKNTTDDPRIRLLNRLYARKRKELINRQKLKNVEAEIEHEDDRSVEDLLSFINGKDGDSKVVRGSKNKKRDRKRKNQQKNPPPSCSSSNGNPSSNTGNKIQNKVLNGSHGTRDSVMDHDDFLSAFCETLRSHSIGDDKLTLEEEFDDCDVDDELDPALKEKLDREVEDFARRLNSDWPERMQEILSSGQESRPGPVSSTEINPLGIDHDHT; encoded by the exons ATGTCAGAACCAGATCTTCAAATAAATAAAGTTGAG ATGGTGGAGCCTTATGTATGGTTTAAAACCGCAGATGGTTCAGTCCATGAAGTAGAAACAGAAGTTGCCAGTTTTTGTCCTTCAATATGTCATGAAATAGACTCGGGAGTTGGGCATTCAAGGAACTATCCCATAGCTTTACCTCCAAGAGTTAATCCTGCCATGCTGagtttaatatttgattattgcCGATTTCACCATATACCTGGCCGCTCAAACAAG GAGCGAAGGTCTTTTGACGAGAAATTTAGCCGTATGGACACAAAAAGGCTCTGTGAGCTGACATCTGCTGCTGACAGTCTACATTTTAAATCATTGGTTGATCTTACCAGTCGTGCACTTGCACgaatgattgaaggaaaaaCCCCTGACGAGATTCGTGAGACATTTCATTTACCCGATGATCTTACAGAG GAAGAGAAGCTGGAGCCTCTGAAAAACACAACTGATGATCCACGGATCCGGCTCTTGAATAGATTGTATGCAAGAAAGAGGAAAGAACTGATAAACAGACAGAAATTGAAG AACGTTGAGGCGGAAATAGAGCATGAAGATGATCGTTCAGTTGAGGACCTATTGTCATTTATAAATGGAAAGGATGGAG ATTCTAAGGTGGTTAGGGGTTCTAAGAACAAAAAAAGGGATCGTAAAAGAAAGAACCAACAAAAAAATCCTCCTCCCAGTTGCAGTTCTTCAAATGGGAATCCATCTTCAAACACTGGCAATAAGATCCAAAATAAG GTTTTGAACGGTTCTCATGGCACACGTGACAGTGTAATGGATCATGACGATTTTCTCTCTGCTTTCTGTGAGACGTTAAGGTCACATAGCATTGGAGATGATAAATTAACACTTGAAGAGGAGTTTGATGATTGTGACGTAGATGATGAGTTAGATCCTGCACTGAAAGAAAAACTTGATAG GGAAGTAGAAGATTTTGCTCGGAGATTGAATTCCGACTGGCCTGAGAGGATGCAAGAGATTTTATCTTCAGGCCAGGAAAGTAGGCCAGGTCCAGTATCTTCCACAGAGATAAATCCTTTAG GAATAGACCATGATCATACATGA